The following proteins come from a genomic window of Diorhabda sublineata isolate icDioSubl1.1 chromosome 7, icDioSubl1.1, whole genome shotgun sequence:
- the LOC130446532 gene encoding uncharacterized protein LOC130446532 isoform X1, which translates to MLLMCCCFHIFLLIQHVTLDEDPDINTMSSSQLSSSTETSAFNLTSSIPIISVEILRVVLPPGIGNAVKLIWGRKLYDLNLNVTYGVHYGKNDDELKEPKLLTTNESVLIENLDFCTQYSFAVSVGDEYKINLNNIRSVVTYLDRKAPPQNLQVEFEPQNPPCLLIKWSASCANIGQPIGYVISLFDHETTHYTIITLPPSNRVDFSHPFQTYYGAKFDIKVSSNFPGSEATKIVTYKVPNFLEPYKVKISTNLEAGAFMLYWKEPYVPSFIDRLYYEVYIYKSLNTSDVFEKYYVTRPVLIYKGDEPQYMFRVGSVSYDGQYRSVLTDPLVADVYGEVHEVEID; encoded by the exons ATTCAGCATGTTACACTCGACGAAGATCCGGATATTAACACGATGTCATCGTCGCAGCTGTCGTCTTCTACAGAAACATCCGCGTTCAACTTAACTTCCAGCATACCAATAATTAGCGTCGAAATACTTCGCGTCGTTTTGCCACCTGGGATCGGTAACGCCGTCAAGCTGATATGGGGAAGGAAATTGtatgatttaaatttaaacgtCACTTACGGGGTTcattatggaaaaaatgatgACGAATTGAAAG aaccAAAACTATTGACAACAAACGAAAGCGTCCTAATTGAAAACTTGGATTTTTGTACCCAATACAGTTTTGCTGTGAGCGTTGGTGacgaatataaaattaatttaaacaacATTCGAAGCGTCGTCACCTATTTAGATCGTAAAGCCCCGCCGCAAAATTTGCAGGTCGAATTCGAGCCTCAAAATCCACCATGTTTACTTATTAAGTGGTCGGCTTCGTGTGCAAATATTGGACAACCGATTGGATACGTT ATTTCTCTATTTGATCATGAGACAACTCATTATACAATCATAACATTGCCCCCTAGCAACCGAGTAGATTTTAGTCATCCCTTTCAAACTTATTACGGAGCGAAGTTTGATATAAAAGTATCTAGCAACTTTCCCGGTTCAGAAGCCACAAAAATTGTCACATACAAAGTTCCAAATTTTTTGGAACCATATAAAGtcaaaatatcaacaaatcTGGAAGCAGGTGCTTTCATGCTATATTGGAAAGAGCCTTACGTACCTTCTTTTATCGACAGACTATATTATGAG GTATACATTTACAAAAGCTTGAATACTTCggatgtatttgaaaaatattacgtGACAAGGCCAGTTTTAATTTACAAAGGAGACGAGCCTCAATACATGTTTAGAGTGGGATCAGTTTCGTATGACGGTCAATATCGATCTGTTTTAACAGACCCGCTCGTGGCTGATGTCTACGGCGAAGTTCATGAAGTTGAAATagattaa
- the LOC130446532 gene encoding uncharacterized protein LOC130446532 isoform X2, which translates to MLLMCCCFHIFLLIQHVTLDEDPDINTMSSSQLSSSTETSAFNLTSSIPIISVEILRVVLPPGIGNAVKLIWGRKLYDLNLNVTYGVHYGKNDDELKEPKLLTTNESVLIENLDFCTQYSFAVSVGDEYKINLNNIRSVVTYLDRKAPPQNLQVEFEPQNPPCLLIKWSASCANIGQPIGYVVYIYKSLNTSDVFEKYYVTRPVLIYKGDEPQYMFRVGSVSYDGQYRSVLTDPLVADVYGEVHEVEID; encoded by the exons ATTCAGCATGTTACACTCGACGAAGATCCGGATATTAACACGATGTCATCGTCGCAGCTGTCGTCTTCTACAGAAACATCCGCGTTCAACTTAACTTCCAGCATACCAATAATTAGCGTCGAAATACTTCGCGTCGTTTTGCCACCTGGGATCGGTAACGCCGTCAAGCTGATATGGGGAAGGAAATTGtatgatttaaatttaaacgtCACTTACGGGGTTcattatggaaaaaatgatgACGAATTGAAAG aaccAAAACTATTGACAACAAACGAAAGCGTCCTAATTGAAAACTTGGATTTTTGTACCCAATACAGTTTTGCTGTGAGCGTTGGTGacgaatataaaattaatttaaacaacATTCGAAGCGTCGTCACCTATTTAGATCGTAAAGCCCCGCCGCAAAATTTGCAGGTCGAATTCGAGCCTCAAAATCCACCATGTTTACTTATTAAGTGGTCGGCTTCGTGTGCAAATATTGGACAACCGATTGGATACGTT GTATACATTTACAAAAGCTTGAATACTTCggatgtatttgaaaaatattacgtGACAAGGCCAGTTTTAATTTACAAAGGAGACGAGCCTCAATACATGTTTAGAGTGGGATCAGTTTCGTATGACGGTCAATATCGATCTGTTTTAACAGACCCGCTCGTGGCTGATGTCTACGGCGAAGTTCATGAAGTTGAAATagattaa